One window of Candidatus Nitrospira nitrificans genomic DNA carries:
- the gyrB gene encoding DNA topoisomerase (ATP-hydrolyzing) subunit B translates to MTTDDSSQPKSDSYSADQIKVLEGLDAVRKRPAMYIGSTGVDGLHHLVYEVVDNSVDEHMAGYGEAIEAMIHIDGSVTVIDNGRGIPTGMHPTQKKSAAEVALTVLHAGGKFEQGAYTVSGGLHGVGISVVNALSEWLELEIWQDGQVFEQRYERGKPNAPLKATGKTKRRGTKVRFKPDSQVFETLEFSFDVLAQRLRELAFLNKGLAISLRDERKEPAKEQVFLYKGGIMSFVEHLNEAKTPLHKPIYVKVEKPEMVLEVALQYNDSYAENLFSFANNINTKEGGTHLVGFKAALTRTINTYANANDLFKKETESLTGDDVREGLTAVVSVKVRNPQFEGQTKAKLGNSEVKGVVEAAVNEALGNYFEENPPVARKIIGKAVDAARAREAARKAKDLIRRKSALDGGSLPGKLADCSEKDPALSELYIVEGDSAGGSAKQGRDRKFQAILPLKGKILNVEKARFDKMLSSDEIRTLIMALGTGIGRKREESDKPEKDAFDIAKARYHKIILMTDADVDGSHIRTLLLTFFFRQMPELIERGYIYIAQPPLFKVKKGKTERYLKDEGLLNEYLADLAVEDVELYLEGAQGYVTGRRLLPTLKKMIAFETLLGRLNKKSHEAGMLRTFVDEPGLDRELLKDRTALQRSIENVKRSLAVVFPKVTPEFDVLDDEEHRSNKVICRLHANGVTHELCVTHELVGSADFRELQKLTPSAIGLGRPPYKLKAKGQEHHHRATDELVKAILDMGKQGLGIQRYKGLGEMNPGQLWETTMNPEMRTLLRVTLEDLTGVDEIFTILMGDEVEPRRNFIQTHALEVRNLDV, encoded by the coding sequence ATGACCACAGACGACTCTTCCCAGCCCAAATCAGACAGCTACAGCGCCGATCAGATCAAAGTCCTTGAGGGCCTCGATGCCGTCCGAAAGCGGCCGGCGATGTATATCGGGAGCACGGGTGTCGATGGACTCCATCACCTCGTCTATGAAGTCGTCGACAACAGTGTCGACGAGCACATGGCGGGGTACGGTGAGGCCATCGAGGCCATGATCCACATCGACGGGAGCGTGACGGTCATCGACAACGGGCGGGGCATTCCCACCGGCATGCACCCCACGCAAAAAAAATCCGCCGCCGAAGTGGCATTGACGGTGCTTCATGCAGGCGGCAAGTTCGAGCAGGGAGCGTATACGGTCTCCGGCGGCTTGCACGGAGTCGGTATCTCCGTCGTGAACGCCCTCTCGGAGTGGCTTGAGCTGGAGATCTGGCAGGATGGTCAAGTGTTCGAGCAACGCTATGAACGCGGGAAACCGAATGCCCCGCTCAAGGCGACAGGGAAAACAAAACGCCGAGGGACCAAAGTTCGGTTCAAACCGGACAGCCAAGTCTTTGAGACGCTGGAGTTCAGTTTTGACGTGTTGGCCCAGCGGCTCCGCGAACTGGCATTTTTAAACAAAGGCCTGGCCATTAGCCTGAGGGATGAGCGGAAAGAGCCGGCGAAAGAGCAAGTGTTTTTGTACAAGGGTGGCATCATGTCCTTCGTTGAGCACCTCAACGAAGCCAAAACGCCACTGCATAAGCCGATCTACGTCAAGGTCGAGAAGCCCGAAATGGTTCTGGAAGTGGCGCTCCAGTACAATGATAGCTACGCGGAAAACCTGTTTTCGTTCGCGAATAATATCAACACGAAGGAAGGCGGCACGCATTTAGTCGGGTTCAAGGCGGCTCTCACCAGGACGATCAACACGTACGCCAACGCGAACGATCTCTTCAAGAAAGAAACCGAATCGTTGACCGGAGACGATGTGCGGGAGGGCCTGACGGCGGTGGTCAGCGTCAAGGTCCGTAATCCGCAATTCGAGGGCCAGACGAAAGCGAAGCTCGGCAACAGCGAAGTGAAAGGCGTGGTCGAGGCCGCCGTCAACGAAGCCTTGGGCAATTACTTCGAGGAAAATCCTCCGGTGGCTCGCAAAATCATCGGCAAGGCCGTCGACGCGGCCCGCGCCCGCGAAGCGGCTCGGAAAGCCAAGGATCTGATCCGGCGAAAGAGCGCGCTCGACGGCGGCTCGTTGCCCGGGAAGTTGGCTGACTGTTCGGAGAAAGATCCGGCCTTGAGCGAACTCTACATCGTGGAGGGTGACTCAGCCGGCGGATCAGCAAAACAAGGACGTGATCGTAAGTTTCAAGCGATCCTGCCTCTGAAAGGCAAGATCTTGAATGTCGAGAAGGCGCGCTTCGACAAGATGCTCTCCAGCGATGAGATCAGGACCCTGATCATGGCATTGGGGACCGGCATCGGCCGCAAGCGCGAAGAGAGCGACAAGCCGGAGAAAGATGCGTTCGACATCGCAAAGGCCCGCTATCACAAGATCATTCTGATGACCGATGCCGATGTGGACGGCAGCCACATTCGAACCTTGCTCTTGACGTTCTTTTTTCGGCAGATGCCTGAGCTGATCGAACGCGGATATATCTACATCGCGCAGCCGCCGCTGTTCAAAGTGAAAAAAGGCAAGACGGAGCGGTATCTCAAAGACGAAGGGTTATTGAACGAATACTTAGCCGATCTGGCGGTCGAAGATGTCGAACTGTATCTGGAAGGGGCACAAGGGTATGTGACCGGACGTCGGCTGTTGCCGACTCTGAAGAAAATGATTGCCTTTGAAACCTTGCTCGGTCGGCTCAATAAGAAGTCCCACGAAGCCGGGATGCTCCGTACCTTTGTCGACGAACCAGGGCTTGATCGCGAGCTTCTCAAGGATCGAACCGCGCTCCAACGATCGATCGAGAACGTTAAGAGATCGCTGGCTGTGGTATTTCCAAAGGTCACGCCGGAGTTCGACGTGCTGGATGACGAAGAGCATCGATCGAACAAGGTCATCTGCCGGTTGCATGCGAACGGCGTCACTCATGAACTGTGCGTCACACATGAACTCGTCGGTTCCGCGGACTTTCGTGAACTACAGAAACTGACTCCGTCCGCCATAGGGCTAGGACGTCCTCCCTACAAGCTCAAAGCCAAGGGGCAAGAACATCACCATCGGGCGACCGATGAGCTGGTGAAGGCTATCTTGGATATGGGGAAGCAGGGGCTCGGCATCCAGCGCTACAAAGGGCTCGGCGAGATGAACCCGGGGCAGCTCTGGGAAACGACCATGAATCCTGAAATGCGCACGCTGTTGCGCGTGACGCTTGAAGATCTCACCGGAGTCGATGAAATCTTTACGATCTTGATGGGCGATGAGGTCGAACCGCGACGCAATTTCATCCAAACCCACGCCCTTGAGGTGAGAAATTTAGACGTGTAA
- the dnaN gene encoding DNA polymerase III subunit beta, with the protein MKIRIGRDELLTGLQRVQGVVEKRNTMPILSNILLEAKQDGVEIVATDLEIGLRGLYKGTVLSTGGVTISARKLFEIVKELPSGDIELTAMDNNWTTIQAGKSQFKVVGLPSSEYPALPTIEREGLTPLSGEGLLELIRKTLFAAGDNDARYILNGLLITLVATDKKTSLRLVGTDGHRLAVAEQEVGKAGNKGVPQEMKAIIPKKAAHEIRHLLEEGGDTEPLIGFSKNLMIFRKSGLLLTSRLMEGNYPNYQQVIPKESGKKISVNRSELESALRRVSVLAKDKASAVKISFASDKMTLFSSSPDYGEAMEELPAQYEGEAIHTGFNARYLLDVFSVMDGETLSLQMETPLSPCLIQEPESPGFKCVVMPIKI; encoded by the coding sequence ATGAAAATACGCATTGGGCGAGATGAATTATTGACGGGACTCCAGCGGGTCCAAGGGGTCGTGGAAAAGCGAAACACGATGCCGATTCTGTCGAATATCTTGTTGGAAGCCAAGCAAGATGGGGTGGAGATTGTGGCGACGGACCTCGAGATCGGCTTGCGGGGCCTCTACAAAGGAACGGTTCTTTCAACCGGCGGTGTCACCATCTCGGCCAGAAAACTATTTGAAATCGTGAAAGAGTTACCCTCTGGTGACATCGAACTGACGGCGATGGACAACAACTGGACGACTATCCAAGCAGGGAAGAGCCAATTCAAAGTTGTAGGCCTCCCCAGCAGCGAGTACCCCGCGCTGCCGACGATCGAGCGCGAGGGGTTGACACCGCTTTCAGGAGAAGGGCTTCTGGAATTGATCCGAAAGACGCTCTTTGCCGCCGGTGATAACGATGCCCGATATATTTTGAATGGCCTCTTGATCACTCTCGTGGCAACCGACAAGAAAACCTCGCTGCGATTGGTCGGCACCGACGGGCATCGTTTGGCGGTGGCGGAGCAGGAAGTCGGCAAGGCCGGCAATAAAGGCGTGCCCCAGGAAATGAAAGCCATCATACCGAAGAAAGCCGCGCACGAAATCCGCCACCTCTTGGAAGAGGGCGGTGACACCGAACCGCTCATCGGTTTCTCGAAGAACCTCATGATCTTCCGCAAGAGCGGATTGCTGCTGACCTCTCGGTTGATGGAAGGCAACTACCCCAATTACCAACAGGTCATTCCAAAAGAAAGCGGCAAGAAGATCAGCGTCAATCGAAGTGAATTAGAGAGCGCCCTGCGCCGGGTGTCGGTACTGGCCAAGGATAAAGCCAGCGCGGTAAAGATTTCGTTCGCGTCCGACAAGATGACCTTGTTTTCCAGCAGTCCGGACTACGGGGAAGCCATGGAAGAATTACCCGCCCAGTATGAGGGAGAAGCCATCCATACCGGATTCAATGCCCGTTATCTTCTGGATGTCTTCAGTGTGATGGACGGGGAAACTCTATCGCTTCAGATGGAAACTCCGCTCAGTCCCTGTCTGATTCAGGAACCGGAAAGCCCCGGGTTCAAGTGTGTCGTCATGCCCATTAAGATTTAG
- the dnaA gene encoding chromosomal replication initiator protein DnaA, whose product MSIDTVWQEALQYIQAKVPKQVYDTWFIPVHLDRIENSTAHIGVPNKFFGEWLDAHYGPLLAEAMATARGGGLMGVAFTVRQKNTMPDVEPQSVVTAPRGVTQSKARRGIQLNPKYIFKNFVVGAGNQFAHAACMAVAEQPGQTYNPLFIYGGVGLGKTHLLNAIGNHVAEKSDLRIAYLTTEQFTNEVINSIRYDKMMDLRKRYRHIDMLMIDDIQFLVGKERTQEEFFHTFNALYEGHKQIVLSSDRFPKDMPDIEERLRSRFEWGLIADLQPPDVETRIAILRKKSEDEGLKLPEDVIQFLSITMKSNIRELEGSLVRLGAYASLTGQVISLDLAKNVLRDLIGDKKKIVAMDDIQEAVCTQFHVKMTELKSRRRSKTLVHPRQIAMYLCRELTDASYPEIGRQFGGKDHTTIIHACRQVAKAKEADTVLQATLETLKEQILRS is encoded by the coding sequence ATGAGCATTGACACTGTTTGGCAAGAAGCATTGCAGTACATCCAAGCGAAAGTTCCTAAGCAGGTGTATGACACATGGTTCATACCGGTTCATCTCGACCGGATTGAAAATTCAACGGCGCATATTGGGGTGCCGAATAAGTTTTTTGGCGAATGGTTGGATGCTCATTATGGACCGCTATTAGCGGAAGCCATGGCCACGGCTCGTGGTGGAGGGCTGATGGGCGTTGCATTCACCGTCCGTCAAAAGAACACTATGCCGGATGTTGAACCACAGAGTGTCGTCACCGCGCCACGCGGCGTCACTCAGTCCAAGGCGCGGCGGGGAATCCAACTCAACCCCAAATATATCTTTAAGAACTTTGTTGTCGGCGCTGGGAATCAATTCGCCCATGCGGCTTGTATGGCGGTAGCGGAACAGCCGGGGCAGACCTATAACCCTCTCTTCATTTACGGAGGGGTGGGACTCGGGAAGACTCACCTCTTAAACGCTATCGGAAATCATGTCGCCGAAAAGAGCGATTTACGCATCGCCTATCTGACGACAGAGCAATTTACCAACGAGGTGATCAACTCCATTCGATACGACAAGATGATGGATTTACGGAAACGGTATCGGCATATCGATATGTTGATGATCGACGATATTCAGTTCCTGGTCGGGAAGGAACGGACCCAAGAGGAGTTCTTTCATACGTTCAATGCCTTGTATGAGGGACACAAGCAGATTGTCCTCTCAAGCGACCGTTTTCCCAAAGATATGCCGGATATTGAAGAGCGTCTACGATCCCGCTTCGAGTGGGGATTGATTGCGGACCTACAGCCGCCTGACGTGGAGACCCGCATTGCCATCCTGAGAAAAAAATCAGAGGATGAGGGCCTGAAACTGCCGGAAGACGTCATCCAGTTCCTGTCGATTACGATGAAGAGCAATATCCGTGAACTGGAGGGCAGCCTGGTTCGGTTAGGCGCCTATGCCTCGCTGACGGGGCAGGTGATAAGCCTCGACCTTGCCAAGAACGTGTTGCGCGATCTCATCGGGGACAAGAAAAAGATCGTTGCGATGGATGATATTCAAGAGGCAGTCTGTACGCAATTCCATGTGAAGATGACGGAGCTGAAATCTCGCCGCAGGAGCAAGACGCTCGTACATCCTCGACAGATCGCCATGTATCTCTGTCGAGAGCTGACTGACGCATCGTACCCGGAAATCGGGCGCCAATTCGGCGGCAAAGATCATACGACCATCATTCACGCCTGTCGTCAGGTCGCGAAGGCCAAGGAGGCCGACACAGTCTTGCAAGCAACCCTTGAAACATTGAAAGAGCAAATTCTTCGAAGTTAA
- a CDS encoding DsrE family protein, with translation MDSKKIGFLLALPPSHTSAETVHGLVRTALDAGHEVYLYLIDEGVKNIHTDNYRDLAKRGARVFACAYGCQQHHVPTATIDPKMSLCGLVVLSGIIEACDPFLSFT, from the coding sequence GTGGATTCAAAGAAGATAGGTTTTCTCCTAGCTCTTCCCCCCTCACACACCAGCGCTGAGACGGTGCACGGTCTCGTGCGTACGGCCCTTGATGCCGGCCATGAGGTTTACTTATATCTCATTGATGAAGGTGTGAAGAACATTCACACGGACAATTACCGAGATCTCGCCAAAAGGGGAGCCCGCGTTTTTGCCTGCGCTTATGGCTGTCAACAACATCACGTTCCAACCGCAACGATAGACCCCAAAATGTCACTCTGTGGCCTCGTTGTACTGTCTGGAATCATTGAGGCTTGTGATCCATTTTTATCGTTTACCTGA
- the hisS gene encoding histidine--tRNA ligase, translated as MIKGIKGVKDLLPEETPRWRLIEEAARRWAGRYGFHEIRLPIFEVTTLFARSIGASTDIVEKEMYTFPDRDGTSLTLRPEGTAGTVRAYIEHNRAAIPVPQKYFYLGPMFRHERPQAGRLRQFHQFGVESLGMADPRADVEVMALLWRILSDLDLPSLTLEINNLGYTADRDTYRPHLVSFLTQHESGLCANCRHRIDANPLRVLDCKVPECRAITETAPRLGDFLSEAACSYFTQVLAGLDAVKIPYSLNHRLVRGLDYYNLTTFEVTATNLGAQNAVGAGGRYDGLVETLGGPPTPAVGFALGLERMSMLLPESALGRALKYAAIYVAGFGGNGAVAGLTALEELRLAGLHAVSDFRSTTLKAHLRQADRLASRFTLIIGDDEVVKGSAVLRDMETKVQYDVNLSTLSPEIQSLLPKS; from the coding sequence ATGATCAAGGGTATTAAAGGCGTCAAAGATCTATTGCCGGAAGAGACGCCGCGTTGGCGCCTCATCGAAGAGGCCGCCAGACGGTGGGCAGGCCGATATGGATTTCATGAGATCCGTCTCCCGATCTTTGAGGTGACGACCCTCTTCGCGCGCAGCATCGGCGCATCGACCGACATCGTTGAGAAAGAGATGTACACCTTTCCGGATCGCGACGGCACATCTCTCACTCTTCGGCCTGAAGGGACTGCCGGGACCGTCCGAGCCTATATCGAGCACAATCGGGCCGCGATACCTGTTCCGCAGAAGTACTTCTATCTCGGGCCCATGTTTCGTCACGAGCGTCCCCAAGCCGGTCGCCTGAGGCAATTTCATCAATTTGGCGTCGAGTCGCTTGGTATGGCGGATCCCCGAGCCGATGTCGAGGTCATGGCCCTTCTCTGGCGGATCCTGTCCGACCTCGATCTCCCCAGCCTCACCTTGGAGATTAACAACTTAGGCTATACCGCCGATAGAGACACCTATCGGCCTCACCTTGTGAGTTTCCTCACACAACACGAATCCGGCCTTTGTGCAAATTGCCGTCACCGCATCGACGCGAACCCGCTACGAGTTCTGGACTGCAAAGTCCCCGAGTGTCGCGCAATTACAGAGACCGCGCCGCGTCTCGGTGACTTCCTTTCCGAGGCGGCTTGTTCATACTTCACACAAGTCCTAGCTGGTCTCGATGCCGTCAAGATTCCTTATTCATTGAATCATCGTCTGGTGCGAGGACTCGATTACTATAACCTCACCACCTTCGAGGTTACCGCGACCAACTTAGGCGCGCAAAACGCCGTAGGGGCAGGTGGACGCTACGATGGATTGGTTGAAACTCTTGGAGGGCCACCCACCCCAGCTGTTGGCTTTGCCCTCGGCCTCGAAAGAATGTCGATGTTGCTGCCGGAGTCCGCACTAGGAAGAGCGCTGAAGTATGCGGCTATCTATGTCGCCGGCTTCGGCGGCAACGGCGCTGTGGCTGGTCTGACAGCACTGGAAGAGCTTCGTCTGGCCGGACTTCACGCAGTTTCCGATTTTCGGTCTACAACCCTCAAAGCTCACTTACGCCAAGCTGACCGTCTGGCATCTCGCTTCACTCTCATCATTGGGGACGACGAAGTCGTGAAAGGATCAGCTGTTCTTCGCGATATGGAGACGAAAGTACAATACGATGTGAATCTCTCTACTTTAAGTCCTGAGATTCAGTCTCTCCTTCCCAAGTCCTAA
- a CDS encoding FAD-dependent thymidylate synthase — MSQDQSGRRVVAIAPMPPEKSAYALARYSRSPDSIEQSIRWVHGHSSEKFWEQFYFDYGHASIADLGHVIICFEEISELAAIRLEDEPLWDGQAKSSRYQNFASSRWFVPGQIRGSETEAVYEGILRSLSEIYRLLHDPLIAYFAERDPCPASMKPADYQRTIAARAFDVTRYLLPLSAKTNVGQVVSIRTLEKQITRLLSSQLPELRAIGEDLKEACQRPPVNLWGELCGQTAGLSDPLAPTLARHATANTYQESVYSDLARHAKEVLRGAGLDQPGNWGTIESVELIDPHHPLDEIVATLLYRVSQAPYRKILEVVKEWSEKEKHATIEVATKQRGPYDELIKEFRCGYAFNFDILMDIGAWRDMHRHRRCQQVQQNFTSVHGYDVPPPLIAAGLDQEYRQAMAAVRNDIELLKKKDQEASLYAIPFGFKVRCLFKMDYAEAEYIAKLRSGVKGHWSYRTIAWQMKQQLAKKFPFLGEGIQATPPDVEDALTR; from the coding sequence ATGAGTCAGGATCAATCAGGTCGCCGGGTCGTGGCCATCGCGCCCATGCCGCCGGAGAAATCTGCCTATGCGCTGGCGCGCTACAGCCGCTCGCCGGATTCCATCGAACAAAGCATCCGGTGGGTTCACGGACACTCCTCGGAAAAGTTCTGGGAGCAGTTTTATTTCGATTACGGTCATGCGTCCATTGCCGATCTCGGCCACGTCATCATCTGTTTTGAGGAGATCTCGGAGCTCGCCGCCATCCGCCTGGAGGACGAGCCGCTCTGGGACGGTCAGGCCAAATCGAGCCGCTATCAGAACTTTGCCTCAAGCCGGTGGTTTGTGCCGGGCCAGATTCGAGGGAGCGAAACCGAGGCAGTCTATGAAGGCATTCTCCGCAGTCTGTCCGAAATTTACCGGTTGCTGCACGATCCCTTGATCGCGTACTTCGCCGAGCGAGATCCCTGTCCGGCGTCCATGAAACCGGCCGATTATCAGCGGACGATCGCGGCACGCGCGTTCGATGTTACCCGTTACCTCCTTCCCCTTTCGGCAAAGACCAACGTCGGGCAGGTCGTCAGCATCCGGACGTTGGAAAAGCAGATTACGCGCCTGTTATCGTCGCAATTGCCGGAACTACGGGCGATCGGCGAAGATTTGAAAGAGGCCTGCCAACGTCCGCCGGTGAATCTGTGGGGTGAGCTCTGCGGGCAGACCGCCGGCCTGAGTGATCCATTGGCTCCGACACTCGCGCGGCATGCCACGGCGAATACCTATCAGGAATCGGTCTACTCCGATTTGGCCCGCCATGCGAAAGAAGTCTTGCGCGGGGCAGGGCTCGATCAACCTGGGAACTGGGGGACCATCGAGTCCGTCGAGTTGATCGATCCGCACCATCCGCTGGACGAAATCGTGGCGACGCTCCTCTATCGCGTGTCGCAGGCCCCGTATCGGAAGATACTTGAGGTCGTGAAAGAGTGGTCTGAAAAGGAGAAACACGCGACCATCGAAGTCGCCACAAAACAGCGCGGGCCGTACGATGAACTCATCAAGGAATTCCGCTGTGGCTACGCATTCAATTTCGACATCCTGATGGACATCGGGGCGTGGCGAGACATGCATCGTCATCGGCGGTGCCAGCAAGTGCAGCAGAATTTCACGTCCGTCCACGGTTATGATGTTCCACCGCCGTTGATCGCCGCCGGCTTGGATCAGGAATATCGGCAAGCGATGGCGGCGGTGCGGAACGACATTGAGCTGCTCAAGAAGAAGGACCAGGAAGCCTCGCTCTATGCCATTCCGTTCGGCTTCAAGGTGCGCTGTTTGTTCAAGATGGACTATGCCGAGGCGGAATATATCGCCAAGCTCCGGTCCGGAGTGAAGGGCCATTGGTCGTACAGAACGATCGCCTGGCAGATGAAACAGCAGCTGGCCAAGAAATTTCCTTTCCTGGGCGAAGGTATTCAGGCGACACCGCCCGACGTCGAAGACGCGCTGACTCGATAA
- a CDS encoding tetratricopeptide repeat protein: MSTYQQQCETAIVAGAWDTVFAESMAWSRDPDGAKDPRPLFARNVVYLVQGRFAEAWKTHALCLESAQDIAVVGEWVNDLLGRHRECGYVHLIKGLFLAQSGQSEQSLQLYAETAKLLPHSAYPHYFLAQIHERAGHPEMAIKEYREAVRLAPDFAPARMNLGVAYQDQGRLEMAIKEYREVVKLTPNDSAAHSNLACALAEQGKMEPAVQSYKTALKLNPQDAEVHFALGGLYETRARLDLAQKSYQDALNANPDFGAAHSALGWLALGKHRLQEAADIFSRALKCNEEDARAYHGIAEIYAIRGKRQSAMENYSKALKYYQDPEKRNQIMNQLFQEGQVGD, from the coding sequence ATGAGTACCTATCAGCAACAATGCGAAACGGCCATCGTGGCCGGAGCATGGGACACCGTGTTTGCCGAGTCGATGGCCTGGAGCCGGGATCCGGATGGGGCCAAGGATCCACGTCCGCTGTTTGCCCGCAACGTCGTGTATCTCGTGCAGGGCCGGTTTGCCGAGGCCTGGAAAACCCATGCCCTCTGCCTGGAGTCCGCACAGGACATCGCCGTGGTGGGGGAGTGGGTGAATGATCTACTCGGCAGGCACAGGGAGTGCGGCTACGTCCATTTGATCAAGGGTTTGTTCCTCGCGCAGTCAGGTCAATCAGAACAATCCCTGCAACTCTACGCAGAAACCGCCAAGTTGCTTCCACACTCTGCCTATCCACACTACTTTTTGGCCCAGATTCACGAACGGGCCGGCCATCCGGAAATGGCGATCAAGGAATATCGCGAAGCTGTTCGACTGGCTCCCGATTTTGCCCCGGCACGGATGAATCTTGGCGTCGCGTATCAAGACCAAGGGCGTCTGGAAATGGCGATCAAAGAATACCGAGAAGTGGTCAAGCTCACCCCCAACGATTCGGCTGCGCACTCCAATCTCGCCTGTGCGCTCGCGGAACAGGGGAAGATGGAACCGGCGGTGCAATCCTACAAGACGGCTTTGAAACTGAACCCGCAGGACGCCGAAGTCCACTTCGCGCTGGGCGGACTCTACGAAACGCGCGCGCGTCTGGACCTGGCGCAAAAGAGTTACCAAGACGCGCTCAACGCCAATCCGGACTTTGGCGCTGCCCATTCCGCGCTCGGTTGGCTTGCATTAGGCAAACATCGGCTTCAAGAGGCGGCGGACATCTTCAGCCGGGCGCTCAAGTGTAATGAGGAAGACGCGCGGGCCTATCACGGCATCGCCGAAATCTACGCGATTCGGGGCAAGCGCCAAAGCGCGATGGAAAACTACAGCAAGGCGTTGAAGTACTATCAGGACCCGGAAAAGCGAAATCAGATCATGAATCAGCTGTTTCAGGAAGGGCAGGTGGGGGATTGA
- a CDS encoding AAA domain-containing protein, giving the protein MTATEFIELWITRLETEQARLTETGHDGPVVASQGRLMRTTGGLHLYEFTVAVGVQLSVDLPVSVVLADEADTTEGIVLRQVGSSLSVQLVDALGREVPSVTIVPDQAGLVGTAAFRLKDMLAKPNLYHLGPTERLASLLQMQAVENEGFSSVSPVFTTVWSDDPSVRRQKLANLAMELIRANKRILLISPDHLACDEMVGMVGRTMKAGGLNHTTWITRYELPIASQAGGVDLQELGFEAQMHQFYAKSQGNKASLKHKYDRFRELAPFLSQKEAKQKDLDEVRLLEWRLVTQLRDLQVKMADVQKLLKDFENLPLFQRLTMQAVGKNAASLKQYGALYQGQMDRLHSELDIAKGRIQQLVPEAAVPRGKRAEFEELHEQIAKLGGTKKVRELLAAEEQPNRQAFLQNRRLVAATPMRVASDPLFSRVRFDVLMVDEAPRIAAPSLLAAAGLVRERIIVSGDPREIAMVGQWAMPQPAIRAAP; this is encoded by the coding sequence ATGACTGCAACGGAATTCATCGAACTATGGATCACCCGCCTCGAAACCGAGCAAGCTCGACTGACTGAAACAGGGCATGATGGTCCTGTCGTGGCGTCGCAAGGCCGCTTGATGCGCACCACCGGCGGGCTTCATCTGTACGAGTTTACCGTCGCTGTTGGCGTCCAACTGTCCGTCGACCTTCCGGTATCCGTCGTCCTTGCAGATGAGGCGGATACGACGGAAGGAATCGTGCTGCGGCAGGTAGGGAGCAGCCTATCCGTTCAACTGGTCGATGCTCTCGGGCGTGAAGTCCCTTCCGTAACTATTGTTCCAGATCAGGCCGGCCTTGTCGGCACGGCAGCCTTCCGTCTGAAGGATATGCTGGCAAAGCCCAACCTTTATCACCTCGGGCCGACCGAGCGGTTGGCTTCTCTGTTGCAGATGCAAGCAGTCGAGAATGAAGGGTTCTCCTCCGTTTCACCCGTCTTCACGACGGTGTGGTCGGACGACCCGTCAGTCCGGCGTCAAAAGCTGGCGAATCTAGCGATGGAGCTGATTCGCGCCAACAAGCGCATCCTCCTAATCAGCCCAGACCACCTCGCGTGCGATGAGATGGTGGGGATGGTGGGGCGTACCATGAAGGCCGGTGGATTGAATCACACAACGTGGATCACTCGGTACGAACTCCCGATTGCCTCGCAGGCCGGCGGCGTCGACCTTCAGGAACTGGGGTTCGAAGCGCAAATGCATCAATTTTATGCCAAGTCGCAAGGGAACAAGGCCTCCTTGAAACACAAGTATGACCGCTTCCGTGAATTGGCCCCGTTTCTGTCTCAGAAAGAAGCGAAACAAAAAGATCTGGACGAAGTCCGCTTATTGGAATGGCGCCTCGTCACACAATTGCGTGACCTTCAAGTAAAGATGGCCGATGTCCAGAAGCTGCTCAAGGACTTCGAGAACCTGCCCCTGTTTCAACGTTTGACGATGCAAGCGGTCGGGAAAAATGCGGCATCCCTCAAACAGTATGGCGCCCTGTATCAGGGGCAGATGGACCGACTGCACAGCGAACTCGATATCGCCAAAGGTCGCATTCAGCAGCTTGTTCCGGAGGCGGCCGTTCCCAGGGGGAAGCGAGCCGAGTTCGAGGAACTCCACGAACAGATCGCCAAACTGGGGGGAACCAAGAAAGTCCGCGAATTACTGGCGGCCGAAGAACAGCCAAACCGTCAAGCCTTCCTTCAAAATCGCCGCCTCGTGGCTGCCACACCCATGCGGGTTGCGAGCGATCCCCTATTCAGCCGAGTGCGCTTCGATGTCCTTATGGTCGATGAGGCTCCGAGAATCGCCGCGCCGTCGCTTCTGGCCGCGGCCGGGCTTGTCCGCGAACGCATTATCGTGAGCGGCGATCCTCGTGAGATCGCGATGGTCGGGCAATGGGCCATGCCTCAGCCGGCCATCCGTGCCGCACCGTGA